The sequence TGGAAGGACCATCGGCTAAGACATCACCTTTTTCAACTCTTTCGCCATGGGATACTATTGCCCTTTGATTCATGCACATACCTTGGTTTGATCTTTTAAACTTAGTTAGATAGTAAGTATCCTTACCATTGTAGGTGCTTTGAGGGAAAATCTCTTTGCTAATTCCATTTATCAATCTATCTTGGTTATCTCCAGGGTTATCACGTTTAATGGTAATTTCTGTTGCAGTAACTTTTTCAACTACACCAGATTCCATAGCCACGACCACTACTCCTGAGTCTTTTGCAGCTCTATGCTCCATACCTGTACCTACAAAAGGAGCTGCAGTGGTTAGAAGGGGAACTGCTTGACGTTGCATGTTCGCACCCATAAGTGCACGGTTAGCATCATCATTTTCCAAGAAAGGAATTAAACCCGTAGCCACACTAAATACCTGTTTAGGTGATACGTCCATAAAGTCAACGTTATTAGGTGACTTTGTAAGGATTTCATGTCTATATCTAGTAGTTACTTTATCTAAGGTAAAATAACCGTTTTCATCTAAAGGAGCATTAGCTTGAGCAACAACGTATTGATCCTCATCATCAGCAGTGAGGTATACAATCTCATCTAGAACTCTACCTTCTGCTTTATTTACTTTGCGATAAGGTGTTTCCATAAATCCATACTCGTTTACCCTAGCATAGGTACTAAGTGATCCTATAAGCCCAATGTTTGGACCCTCAGGTGTTTCAATAGGACACATTCTACCATAATGGGAGTGATGTACGTCACGAACTTCAAAACCGGCTCTATCCCTACTAAGACCACCAGGTCCAAGGGCACTTAGTCTTCTTTTGTGGGTTAGTTCTGCCAGTGGGTTGTGCTGATCCATAAACTGAGACAATTGACTGCTACCAAAAAATTCTTTTATAGCTGCAATAACAGGTCTGATATTGATTAGAGCTTGTGGTGTTATTGAGTCAATATCTTGAATGGTCATACGCTCTCTTACAACTCTTTCCATCCGAGATAGACCTATCCTGAACTGGTTTTGTAATAACTCACCAACACATCTAAGTCTACGGTTACCTAAGTGGTCTATATCATCTGTATGACCTAAGTCATCCATAAGGTTCAATAAATACCCTACGGCGGCTATAATATCTTCCCTAGTTACATGTAGCATGTTCTTAGGTTGTTTCCCATTACTTATAACTGGTACTAGCTTTCCATCTGCGTTAAATACTTTTATAACTGCAGGAATACCTTCAGTCTCTAAAATGGTATCTAATAATTCTTCTTCTAGCAGTTGACCTGCTTCTGCCACTATCTCACCATCTTCTGTGACAATAGTTTCAGCTAATTTCTTGTTTAGCAATCTCCATTTAGCAGTTAGCTTCTTATTTAGTTTATACCTACCAACAGGGGCTAAGTCATAACGACGAGCATCAAAAAACAGGGACTCTAGTAGCGACCTAGCATTTTCTAGGTTAGCAGGCTCCCCTGGTCTTAGCCTTTTATAGACTTCTAGCACACCTGATTCAAAGTTATCAGTATGATCTTTCTCTAAAGTATTTTTAAGCCTAGCATCGTCACCATAAACATCAAGTATCTCCTGATTTGTGCCATAGCCTAAAGCCCTTAGTAGTACTGTAGCAGGAAGTTTCCTTGTCCTATCTACCCTTACATATAATATGTCGTTACTGTCTGTTTCAAACTCCAACCACGCTCCACGGTTTGGAATAATGGTTCCGAAAAATAAGTCCTTACCTGCTGTATCCTTTTGAGTGTTAAAGTACACACCAGGTGATCTTACTAGCTGACTTACTATAACTCTTTCTGCACCGTTAACGATAAATGTACCGTTTGCTGTCATGAGTGGGAAATCACCCATAAATACTTCCTGTTCCTTAACTTCTCCAGTTTCTTGGTTAATTAACCTTACTTGTACTCTTAATGGTGCGGAATATGTAGTATCCCTCTCCTTACACTCATCAACAGAATACTTCGGTTTTCCTAGTTGATATCCAATGAATTCTAAAACTAGGTTCCCTGTAAAGTCCTTAATTGGGGAGATATCCTTAAACATTTCATTTAGCCCAACTTCTAAAAACCAATCGTATGAGCTTTTTTGGATTTCAATCAGGTCAGGAAAATCAATGATTTCGTGAATCTTAGAAAAGGATTGCCTAACCCTTTTTCCAACTTTTACGGGTTTTACCATCTGCCTCTTCACCCCTTATAAATGTTGTAAACAACTTATTATTGTAATTTTTCCTTCATCTGGTGTAATATTCCCTATATATAGTATTTTTATTCGATATACTGGTAATAAAGGGAAAATCTACACCATTAGCAATTTACAATACTATCACAAAATATTTTCATTGTCAAGTTATTGTTCTAAAAAATAAAATACTAAACTGTTTTCATATGGTAGTTATGATTACTCCTTTGAACAGGTTTACTTTATCGTCTAAAAAATCGAAACGTCTAATTTAGAATAATAATATACCAGTAATACAGAAAAAGCGCCCTGGTATAAGGGCGCTTTGTTCTTAAATGATAATTACTTAACTTCAGCAGTACCGCCAGCTTCAGTAATTTTAGCTTTAATAGCTTCAGCATCTTCTTTAGATACTTTTTCTTTAATTGGTTTTGGAGCTCCGTCTACAACTTCTTTAGCTTCTTTTAAGCCAAGGCCAGTAATTTCACGTACAGCTTTGATAACTTGTACTTTTTTGTCTCCACCAGAAGTTAAAATTACATCGAATTCAGTTTGCTCTTCAGCAGCAGCTGGGCCACCAGCAGCAGGAGCAGCAGCCATTGCTACAGGAGCAGCAGCAGATACACCAAACTCTTCTTCACAAGCTTTTACTAACTCTGATAATTCTAATACTGTTAAACCTTTAATTGTCTCTAAAATTTCTTGAACTTTTGACATTTATTGCACCTCCGAAATTTTTCATACTACTTTCTAGTAGTTATTTTTTTATTTTAATAGAGCTTAGGCTTATTTCCTAATCCTCTAAATTTTAAGCTTCCTCTTGTTGCTTTCTAATAGCTTCAAGAACATAAGCTAAGTTTCTTAAATTGCCTTGCATAACATTTACGAAACCTGTAACTGGAGCTTGGATTCCAGCAAGAGCTTGTGCAAGTAGCACCTCTCTTGAAGGTAGATCAGCTAGAGCTTTAACGCCAGCAAAATCAATAACTTTTCCTTCAACGATACCAGCCTTAATTTCTAGTTCCTTGTTATCTTTAGCAAAATCACTAAGGATTTTTGCAGCTGCAACTGGATCATTATAACCAAATGCTACTGCTGTAGGTCCTTGTAGGTGTTCAGATAATGTAGATAGTTCACTATCTTCTATAGCCAATTTCGCTAAAGTGTTTTTGATAACTTTATATTCAACGCCAGCTTCTCTAAGCTTTGCACGAAGTTTAGTTACCCTTGCAACATCTAATCCTCTGTAGTCTGTAATTACTGCACCTTGCACCGAACTAAATTTTTCTTTAAGTTCCGCAACAACGAGAGCTTTTTCTTCACGTGCCCCCATATTGCCACCTCCTTCATAAGTGGGGTATTACAACCAAAAAGTGCCCTTTCCGAAGTCAGAAAGGGCACATATAGTCAAATACGTTTACCTTTCAACCTCGGCAGGATATTAAGCCTTAAAGGCACCTACTGTCTTAAGTTGAATCATATTTAATTTCAACAACATGATAAATTATATATGATTCAAAATCAGTTGTCAACTTAAAACATCTGATTTTCTATTTCCAAATTATTCTTTATCTAAAGTAGCTGCTTTTTGAGTGTTTAGTTTAACACCAGGACCCATAGTTGAAGATACAGCTATTGATTTTAGATAAGTTCCTTTTGCTGCAGCAGGCTTAGCTTTAATTAGAGTTTCTAATAAAGTATTGAAGTTATCCCTAAGTTTTTCAACTCCAAAGGAAACTTTTCCGATTGGCGCATGAATAATACCAACTTTATCTACTCTGTACTCAATTTTACCTGCTTTAATTTCCTGGATAGCTCTAGCTACGTCCATGGTTACAGTGCCGGTTTTAGGGTTAGGCATAAGACCTTTAGGTCCAAGTACTCTACCTAATTTACCTACAACACCCATCATATCAGGAGTTGCAACTGCAACATCGAAGTCCATCCACCCTTGTTGGATCTTAGCAGCTAGGTCATCAGCACCTACAAATTCAGCTCCTGCTTCTTCTGCTTCTTTAGCTTTTTCACCTTTTGCAAATACTGCAACTTTTACTGATTTACCAGTACCGTGTGGTAATACAACAGCACCTCTAATTTGTTGGTCAGCATGTTTAGGGTTTACACCTAGCTTAATTGCAGCTTCTACAGTTTCATCAAATTTAGCTGAAGCCATTTTAGTCACTAAATCTAGCGCTTCAGTAGTTGAGTAAAGCTCATCTCTGTTGAAAGTTTTGCTAGCTTCTAAAAATCTTTTACCTTTTTTAGCCATTTCTTATTCCTCCTTGTGGTATTAGCGGAATTAACCTCCCACTTATTTAAAAAAAAAATAAAATTATTCTTCGATGGTTATACCCATGCTGCGAGCAGTACCTTCGATCATCCTCATAGCAGCTTCTACACTTGCAGCGTTTAAGTCTACCATTTTTAATTCTGCTATTTCTTTAACTTTATCTCTGTTTACTTTAGCAACCTTTACCTTGTTAGGTTCCCCTGAAGCTCTCTCTATACCAGCAGCTTTTTTAAGTAGTACAGCAGCTGGTGGGGTTTTGGTTACAAAGGTAAATGAGCGGTCTTCAAAAACTGTAATTTCAACTGGAATGATCAATCCTGCTTGACTAGCAGTCTTTTCGTTAAAGTCTTTACAGAACGCCATTATATTTAGACCTGCTTGACCTAAAGCCGGACCTACAGGTGGTGCAGGTGTTGCTTTACCAGCAGCTATTTGCAGTTTAATTAACTTTATTACCTTTTTAGCCATACGTTCCACCTCCTTATATGTTAATGTGGTTTTGACGGGCAAAACCCTCCCACTTTTAGGTGCTTTAACACCTAAAGATATATATATTAGGTTATTAAATTATAACCTAAAATTATAACTTCTCAACCTGAGTGAATTCTAAATCCATTGGTGTTTCTCTACCAAACATGGACACTAAAACTTTTAACCTTTGTTTGTCCGCATTTATCTCTTCGATAACACCAGAAAAATCTGCAAAAGGACCTGAAATAACCTTAATATGTTGGCCTACTACGAAGTCAACTTTAATTTTAGGTTCTTCAACACCCATTTTCTTCATAATGTGCCTTACTTCACCCTCTTCTAAGGGAATAGGTTTTGTTCCTGAACCTACAAAGCCTGTTACCCCTGGGGTGTTTCTTACAACGTACCATGAATCATCACTCATCAACATTTCCACTAAAACATAGCCAGGAAAAACCTTCTTAAGAGAAGTCTTCTTTTTCCCCGCTTTAGTCTCGGTCTCTTCTTCCATGGGAACTAATACAGAAAATATCTTATCCTGCATCTCCATAGATTCAACCCTTTTTTCCAAGTTCGCTTTTACTTTATTTTCATACCCAGAATAGGTATGAACAACATACCATTTTTTCTCCATCAGTTCGGGGCTAAACTTTGTTTAGACCCTCCCCCCTTTGATTAAAGTATAAGGTTCAAGATTCCTGTGAATCCTTGGTCAATAACAAATATAAGTGTCGCAATGAATACCACCGCTACAATTACTAACGTTGTATAAGATGTTAGTTCTTTTTTGTTCGGCCATTGAACCTTTTTTAACTCGTTTTTAACTTCTTTAAAGAACTTTTTTACTCTTTGAAAGAATCCCATTTTTTCCACTTCCTATCCTTTGAGAATTTTAAAATGGGCCGCGATTATTACTTAGTCTCTTTGTGTATAGTATGTGTTTTGCAGAAACGGCAGTACTTCTTAAGCTCTATACGATCTGGATGAGTCTTTTTGTTCTTAGTATTTGTATAGTTCCTTTGTTTACATTCTGTACATGCCATAGTAATAATAACCCTCATCTATTTTGCACCTCCTAGAATTGACATTGTAATAAAGGTAACTGAATAAATATATATTAAGTTGAGATAAGTTCAGATAACCTTCTACACCGTACCTAATAAAATCTATCATAGTTTAAACTCAATGTCAATACTTGTACTACTTTGCTATGCTATTGCAATTAAGTGTATTTTTTATTATCCACAATTTCATATGTATTATGCCACAATTTGAACTAAAAATCCAGGCTTTCTGGGTTTTGAATGTTAGTTTTGTGGGGCACATAGGGTTTTGAGTGTTAGTTTTGTGGGGCACATAGGGTTTTGAGTGTTAGTTTTGTGGGTCACATAGGGTTTTGAGTGTTAGTTTTGTGGGTCACATAGGGTTTTGAGTGTTAGTTTTGTGGGTCACATGTTATTTACTATGTCTAGTCACCTTGGCAGTATAAAACCATGTCTACTCACCTTGACAGTATAAAACCATGTCTAATCACCTTGACAGTATAAAACCATGTCTAATCATCTTGACAGCATAAAACTATGTCTAGTCATCTTGACAGTATAAAACCATGTCTATTCATCTTGACAGCATAAAACTATGTCTAGTCATCTTGACAGCATAAAACTATGTCTACTCACCTTGACAGTATAAAACCATGTCTAATCACCTTGACAGTATAAAACCATGTCTAGTCACCTTGGCAGTATAAAACCATGTCTAATCACCTTGACAGTATAAAACCATGTCTAATCACCTTGACAGTATAAAACCATGTCTAATCATCTTGACAGCATAAAACTATGTCTAGTCATCTTGACAGTATAAAACCATGTCTATTCATCTTGACAGCATAAAACTATGTCTAGTCATCTTGACAGCATAAAACTATGTCTACTCACCTTGACAGTATAAAACCATGTCTAATCACCTTGACAGTATAAAACCATGTCTAATCACCTTGACAGTATAAAACCATGTCTATTCATCTTGACAGCATAAAACTATGTCTAGTCATCTTGACAGCATAAAACCATGTCTAGCCGTCTTGGCAGTATAATACTATGTCTAGTCACCTTCACAGTATAAAACCATGTCTAGCCGTCTTGACAACATAACCTTTATGCAACAAAAAAGCAGCCTGAGCTGCTTTTTTGTTACTCTTTGATGTCTACAACAACACCAGCGCCTACTGTTCTACCACCTTCACGGATAGCGAATCTTAGGCCAGGCTCGATAGCGATTGATGTGATTAGCTCTACATCAATTTTAATGTTGTCACCAGGCATTACCATTTCCATACCTTCTGGAAGTGTGATCACGCCAGTTACGTCAGTTGTACGGAAGTAGAACTGTGGACGGTAACCGTTTAAGAATGGACTGTGACGGCCACCTTCTTCTTTTGTTAGTACATAGATTTCTGCTGTGTACTTTGTATGTGGTTTGATTGTATTTGGTTTAGCTAGTACTTGACCACGCTCTACCTCTGTACGCTCAACACCCCTAAGTAGTGCACCTACGTTGTCACCTGCTTGAGCTTGATCTAGAAGTTTTCTAAACATCTCAACGCCTGTACATACTGTTTTCTTTGGCTCTTCTGTGAAACCTACGATTTGAATCTCGTCACCAACTTTAACAATACCACGCTCGATACGGCCTGTTACTACTGTACCACGACCTGTA comes from Alkalicella caledoniensis and encodes:
- the rplL gene encoding 50S ribosomal protein L7/L12: MSKVQEILETIKGLTVLELSELVKACEEEFGVSAAAPVAMAAAPAAGGPAAAEEQTEFDVILTSGGDKKVQVIKAVREITGLGLKEAKEVVDGAPKPIKEKVSKEDAEAIKAKITEAGGTAEVK
- the rplJ gene encoding 50S ribosomal protein L10, producing the protein MGAREEKALVVAELKEKFSSVQGAVITDYRGLDVARVTKLRAKLREAGVEYKVIKNTLAKLAIEDSELSTLSEHLQGPTAVAFGYNDPVAAAKILSDFAKDNKELEIKAGIVEGKVIDFAGVKALADLPSREVLLAQALAGIQAPVTGFVNVMQGNLRNLAYVLEAIRKQQEEA
- the rplA gene encoding 50S ribosomal protein L1, with amino-acid sequence MAKKGKRFLEASKTFNRDELYSTTEALDLVTKMASAKFDETVEAAIKLGVNPKHADQQIRGAVVLPHGTGKSVKVAVFAKGEKAKEAEEAGAEFVGADDLAAKIQQGWMDFDVAVATPDMMGVVGKLGRVLGPKGLMPNPKTGTVTMDVARAIQEIKAGKIEYRVDKVGIIHAPIGKVSFGVEKLRDNFNTLLETLIKAKPAAAKGTYLKSIAVSSTMGPGVKLNTQKAATLDKE
- the rplK gene encoding 50S ribosomal protein L11 is translated as MAKKVIKLIKLQIAAGKATPAPPVGPALGQAGLNIMAFCKDFNEKTASQAGLIIPVEITVFEDRSFTFVTKTPPAAVLLKKAAGIERASGEPNKVKVAKVNRDKVKEIAELKMVDLNAASVEAAMRMIEGTARSMGITIEE
- the nusG gene encoding transcription termination/antitermination protein NusG; the encoded protein is MEKKWYVVHTYSGYENKVKANLEKRVESMEMQDKIFSVLVPMEEETETKAGKKKTSLKKVFPGYVLVEMLMSDDSWYVVRNTPGVTGFVGSGTKPIPLEEGEVRHIMKKMGVEEPKIKVDFVVGQHIKVISGPFADFSGVIEEINADKQRLKVLVSMFGRETPMDLEFTQVEKL
- the secE gene encoding preprotein translocase subunit SecE, whose product is MGFFQRVKKFFKEVKNELKKVQWPNKKELTSYTTLVIVAVVFIATLIFVIDQGFTGILNLIL
- the rpmG gene encoding 50S ribosomal protein L33; this encodes MRVIITMACTECKQRNYTNTKNKKTHPDRIELKKYCRFCKTHTIHKETK